The Candidatus Bathyarchaeota archaeon genome has a segment encoding these proteins:
- a CDS encoding response regulator, producing the protein MIANILVIDDDAQMRSMLSSILQEEGYAVAAVENGKKALKTCEKTPFDLALIDVDLPDIKGVEL; encoded by the coding sequence TTGATAGCGAACATCTTAGTCATCGACGATGATGCGCAAATGAGAAGCATGCTCTCTTCAATTCTGCAGGAAGAAGGCTACGCGGTTGCAGCCGTGGAAAACGGCAAAAAAGCCCTAAAAACCTGCGAAAAAACACCCTTCGACCTTGCCCTCATCGACGTAGACTTGCCAGACATAAAAGGCGTTGAACT